One Nerophis lumbriciformis linkage group LG21, RoL_Nlum_v2.1, whole genome shotgun sequence DNA segment encodes these proteins:
- the LOC133621144 gene encoding B-cell receptor CD22-like isoform X1: MLSAKQGGEKNKMLDVVASIFLLCCLFEGSQCNVWKLIVPSHVETLSGTCVRIPCKFTAPDNWVAYIDDSCRVKWRTYKWYKGYTEVFDSRAKTYSNRRPGTFIGNLKNLDCTTIWFDIPSVLPDNVFYFLLECKRFQQKFDQSLTLDVRAAPRGPTLKANSVYLKEGDALTLACEAITYCPTHPPELTWQPSLSDSDIKVTLKDTTRISVMKANASSRHNAVKVTCKTNYGRKNKANDGSEYSLTLHVDYAPKNTSVGYVSPVTEGTSITMTCITNANPVVDSYTWYQVDGDQVTPVGSSTKMSITVTEATNTFYCRVHNRYGYQNSSITVIDVQFPPKETTVILEPAGPIVEGDTVVLLCQNRAQPPVSNYVWFKDDGKEDNETGADLHLERVETKHSGGYRCQATNKLGEETSATVQLDVEYPPRNTSVAVYPSGPVTDGSAVTLRCTSVANPAVANFTWYRVAAGEREVMGQGEVISFNVSKRSQEDFYCQTVNVHGLDVSEPLNINVTFRPEILASSHCEDVSSQTRCSCDSRANPPPLLRWELSGVPVNQSAITDVTTPLLRWELSGVPVNQSAITNVTLGGVTRTSVVTLKLPDQDRDALSLVCFSVNPLGLDSLAFNMSSPRMENARYSLWVLVGSPVGVLAMLFLSLLLILHICRKTKGRYVTNPGQEDDDTAPIIATNEEKERDSGYVNVVFNKQADIEEDQVDFADVNVVKFEAKNQKTKGRYTKNPGQDDDDAVSIIATNEEKESNSGYVNIVFNNQADVEEDQLDIAEVNVVKFEAKNQKTKGRYTTNPGQDDDDTVPIIATNEEKESNSGYVNVVFKQPGGCRGGPA, encoded by the exons atgctaagtgccaagcagggag ggGAGAAAAACAAAATGCTTGACGTTGTTGCGTCGATCTTCCTGCTTTGCTGCCTTTTTGAAG GCAGTCAGTGCAATGTATGGAAGTTGATCGTGCCATCCCACGTGGAGACACTGAGCGGCACCTGTGTGAGAATCCCCTGCAAGTTCACCGCGCCTGATAATTGGGTAGCTTACATAGACGACTCCTGCAGAGTAAAATGGCGCACTTACAAATGGTATAAAGGGTACACGGAGGTGTTTGATTCCCGTGCTAAAACCTACTCCAACCGCAGGCCAGGAACGTTTATTGGGAACTTGAAG AATCTGGACTGCACCACCATCTGGTTCGATATTCCATCAGTCCTGCCTGACAATGTGTTTTACTTCCTGCTGGAATGTAAAAGGTTCCAGCAGAAATTTGACCAAAGTTTGACTTTGGACGTCCGAG CGGCTCCCCGCGGGCCCACCCTCAAAGCCAACAGTGTGTACCTAAAGGAAGGCGACGCGCTGACATTGGCGTGCGAAGCCATAACTTATTGTCCCACGCACCCTCCCGAACTGACGTGGCAGCCATCTCTGAGCGACAGTGACATTAAAGTGACGCTGAAGGATACGACCAGGATTTCTGTGATGAAGGCGAACGCCTCTTCCCGCCACAATGCTGTGAAGGTCACCTGCAAGACAAACTACGGACGAAAAAACAAGGCCAACGACGGAAGCGAATATAGTTTGACCCTTCATGTTGATT ACGCTCCAAAGAACACCTCAGTCGGCTACGTAAGTCCAGTGACGGAGGGGACTTCCATCACGATGACCTGCATTACCAACGCCAACCCAGTTGTGGACAGCTACACCTGGTACCAAGTGGACGGAGATCAGGTGACACCAGTGGGATCCAGTACAAAAATGTCCATCACGGTCACAGAGGCCACAAACACCTTTTACTGCAGAGTCCACAACAGATATGGATACCAGAACTCATCCATCACAGTGATTGACGTGCAAT TTCCTCCCAAGGAAACAACAGTAATCTTGGAACCCGCTGGTCCGATAGTGGAGGGCGACACCGTGGTCCTGTTGTGTCAAAACCGGGCCCAACCTCCTGTGTCCAACTATGTCTGGTTCAAAGACGACGGCAAAGAAGACAACGAGACGGGAGCAGACTTGCATTTGGAACGTGTAGAGACAAAACACAGCGGCGGCTATCGATGTCAAGCCACAAACAAGCTGGGAGAGGAAACATCAGCCACTGTTCAGCTGGACGTTGAAT ATCCTCCTAGAAACACTTCGGTGGCGGTGTATCCGTCCGGCCCGGTCACAGACGGCAGCGCTGTGACTTTAAGGTGCACGAGCGTGGCCAATCCAGCAGTGGCCAACTTCACGTGGTACAGAGTGGCTGCGGGGGAGCGTGAGGTGATGGGCCAGGGAGAGGTGATCTCCTTCAACGTGAGCAAACGTTCACAGGAAGACTTCTACTGTCAAACTGTCAACGTTCACGGCCTTGACGTCTCTGAGCCTCTCAACATCAATGTCACAT TCCGGCCAGAGATCCTGGCCTCGTCCCACTGCGAAGACGTCTCATCCCAGACACGATGCTCCTGTGACAGCCGGGCCAACCCGCCCCCTTTGCTGCGTTGGGAGTTATCCGGGGTGCCTGTCAATCAATCTGCCATCACGGATGTGACGACCCCTTTGCTGCGTTGGGAGTTATCCGGGGTGCCTGTCAATCAATCTGCCATCACGAATGTGACCCTCGGGGGCGTGACAAGGACCAGCGTTGTCACCCTCAAGCTTCCGGACCAAGACCGAGATGCCTTGTCGCTGGTCTGTTTCAGCGTCAACCCTCTAGGCTTGGACAGTTTGGCCTTCAACATGTCCTCCCCTCGCATGGAAAACG CTCGGTACAGTCTGTGGGTTCTGGTCGGTTCCCCCGTGGGAGTGTTAGCCATGCTGTTCTTGAGTCTGCTGCTGATTTTGCACATTTGCAG GAAAACCAAAGGCAGGTATGTAACAAATCCGGGACAAGAAGATGACGACACCGCACCCATCATTGCGACAAATGAGGAGAAAGAG CGCGACTCGGGCTACGTTAACGTCGTTTTCAACAAGCAGGCGGATATCGAAGAGGACCAGGTTGACTTCGCCGACGTCAACGTGGTCAAGTTTGAGGCGAAGAATCA GAAAACCAAAGGCAGGTATACAAAAAATCCGGGACAAGACGATGACGACGCCGTCTCCATCATTGCGACAAATGAGGAGAAAGAG AGCAACTCGGGCTATGTTAACATCGTTTTCAACAACCAGGCAGATGTCGAGGAGGACCAGCTTGACATCGCCGAAGTCAACGTGGTCAAGTTTGAGGCGAAAAATCA GAAAACCAAAGGCAGGTATACAACAAATCCGGGACAAGACGATGACGACACCGTCCCCATCATTGCGACAAATGAGGAGAAAGAG AGCAACTCGGGCTACGTTAACGTCGTTTTTAAACAACCAGGCGGATGTCGAGGAGGACCAGCTTGA
- the LOC133621144 gene encoding B-cell receptor CD22-like isoform X2, producing MLDVVASIFLLCCLFEGSQCNVWKLIVPSHVETLSGTCVRIPCKFTAPDNWVAYIDDSCRVKWRTYKWYKGYTEVFDSRAKTYSNRRPGTFIGNLKNLDCTTIWFDIPSVLPDNVFYFLLECKRFQQKFDQSLTLDVRAAPRGPTLKANSVYLKEGDALTLACEAITYCPTHPPELTWQPSLSDSDIKVTLKDTTRISVMKANASSRHNAVKVTCKTNYGRKNKANDGSEYSLTLHVDYAPKNTSVGYVSPVTEGTSITMTCITNANPVVDSYTWYQVDGDQVTPVGSSTKMSITVTEATNTFYCRVHNRYGYQNSSITVIDVQFPPKETTVILEPAGPIVEGDTVVLLCQNRAQPPVSNYVWFKDDGKEDNETGADLHLERVETKHSGGYRCQATNKLGEETSATVQLDVEYPPRNTSVAVYPSGPVTDGSAVTLRCTSVANPAVANFTWYRVAAGEREVMGQGEVISFNVSKRSQEDFYCQTVNVHGLDVSEPLNINVTFRPEILASSHCEDVSSQTRCSCDSRANPPPLLRWELSGVPVNQSAITDVTTPLLRWELSGVPVNQSAITNVTLGGVTRTSVVTLKLPDQDRDALSLVCFSVNPLGLDSLAFNMSSPRMENARYSLWVLVGSPVGVLAMLFLSLLLILHICRKTKGRYVTNPGQEDDDTAPIIATNEEKERDSGYVNVVFNKQADIEEDQVDFADVNVVKFEAKNQKTKGRYTKNPGQDDDDAVSIIATNEEKESNSGYVNIVFNNQADVEEDQLDIAEVNVVKFEAKNQKTKGRYTTNPGQDDDDTVPIIATNEEKESNSGYVNVVFKQPGGCRGGPA from the exons ATGCTTGACGTTGTTGCGTCGATCTTCCTGCTTTGCTGCCTTTTTGAAG GCAGTCAGTGCAATGTATGGAAGTTGATCGTGCCATCCCACGTGGAGACACTGAGCGGCACCTGTGTGAGAATCCCCTGCAAGTTCACCGCGCCTGATAATTGGGTAGCTTACATAGACGACTCCTGCAGAGTAAAATGGCGCACTTACAAATGGTATAAAGGGTACACGGAGGTGTTTGATTCCCGTGCTAAAACCTACTCCAACCGCAGGCCAGGAACGTTTATTGGGAACTTGAAG AATCTGGACTGCACCACCATCTGGTTCGATATTCCATCAGTCCTGCCTGACAATGTGTTTTACTTCCTGCTGGAATGTAAAAGGTTCCAGCAGAAATTTGACCAAAGTTTGACTTTGGACGTCCGAG CGGCTCCCCGCGGGCCCACCCTCAAAGCCAACAGTGTGTACCTAAAGGAAGGCGACGCGCTGACATTGGCGTGCGAAGCCATAACTTATTGTCCCACGCACCCTCCCGAACTGACGTGGCAGCCATCTCTGAGCGACAGTGACATTAAAGTGACGCTGAAGGATACGACCAGGATTTCTGTGATGAAGGCGAACGCCTCTTCCCGCCACAATGCTGTGAAGGTCACCTGCAAGACAAACTACGGACGAAAAAACAAGGCCAACGACGGAAGCGAATATAGTTTGACCCTTCATGTTGATT ACGCTCCAAAGAACACCTCAGTCGGCTACGTAAGTCCAGTGACGGAGGGGACTTCCATCACGATGACCTGCATTACCAACGCCAACCCAGTTGTGGACAGCTACACCTGGTACCAAGTGGACGGAGATCAGGTGACACCAGTGGGATCCAGTACAAAAATGTCCATCACGGTCACAGAGGCCACAAACACCTTTTACTGCAGAGTCCACAACAGATATGGATACCAGAACTCATCCATCACAGTGATTGACGTGCAAT TTCCTCCCAAGGAAACAACAGTAATCTTGGAACCCGCTGGTCCGATAGTGGAGGGCGACACCGTGGTCCTGTTGTGTCAAAACCGGGCCCAACCTCCTGTGTCCAACTATGTCTGGTTCAAAGACGACGGCAAAGAAGACAACGAGACGGGAGCAGACTTGCATTTGGAACGTGTAGAGACAAAACACAGCGGCGGCTATCGATGTCAAGCCACAAACAAGCTGGGAGAGGAAACATCAGCCACTGTTCAGCTGGACGTTGAAT ATCCTCCTAGAAACACTTCGGTGGCGGTGTATCCGTCCGGCCCGGTCACAGACGGCAGCGCTGTGACTTTAAGGTGCACGAGCGTGGCCAATCCAGCAGTGGCCAACTTCACGTGGTACAGAGTGGCTGCGGGGGAGCGTGAGGTGATGGGCCAGGGAGAGGTGATCTCCTTCAACGTGAGCAAACGTTCACAGGAAGACTTCTACTGTCAAACTGTCAACGTTCACGGCCTTGACGTCTCTGAGCCTCTCAACATCAATGTCACAT TCCGGCCAGAGATCCTGGCCTCGTCCCACTGCGAAGACGTCTCATCCCAGACACGATGCTCCTGTGACAGCCGGGCCAACCCGCCCCCTTTGCTGCGTTGGGAGTTATCCGGGGTGCCTGTCAATCAATCTGCCATCACGGATGTGACGACCCCTTTGCTGCGTTGGGAGTTATCCGGGGTGCCTGTCAATCAATCTGCCATCACGAATGTGACCCTCGGGGGCGTGACAAGGACCAGCGTTGTCACCCTCAAGCTTCCGGACCAAGACCGAGATGCCTTGTCGCTGGTCTGTTTCAGCGTCAACCCTCTAGGCTTGGACAGTTTGGCCTTCAACATGTCCTCCCCTCGCATGGAAAACG CTCGGTACAGTCTGTGGGTTCTGGTCGGTTCCCCCGTGGGAGTGTTAGCCATGCTGTTCTTGAGTCTGCTGCTGATTTTGCACATTTGCAG GAAAACCAAAGGCAGGTATGTAACAAATCCGGGACAAGAAGATGACGACACCGCACCCATCATTGCGACAAATGAGGAGAAAGAG CGCGACTCGGGCTACGTTAACGTCGTTTTCAACAAGCAGGCGGATATCGAAGAGGACCAGGTTGACTTCGCCGACGTCAACGTGGTCAAGTTTGAGGCGAAGAATCA GAAAACCAAAGGCAGGTATACAAAAAATCCGGGACAAGACGATGACGACGCCGTCTCCATCATTGCGACAAATGAGGAGAAAGAG AGCAACTCGGGCTATGTTAACATCGTTTTCAACAACCAGGCAGATGTCGAGGAGGACCAGCTTGACATCGCCGAAGTCAACGTGGTCAAGTTTGAGGCGAAAAATCA GAAAACCAAAGGCAGGTATACAACAAATCCGGGACAAGACGATGACGACACCGTCCCCATCATTGCGACAAATGAGGAGAAAGAG AGCAACTCGGGCTACGTTAACGTCGTTTTTAAACAACCAGGCGGATGTCGAGGAGGACCAGCTTGA